From the genome of Oxyura jamaicensis isolate SHBP4307 breed ruddy duck chromosome 2, BPBGC_Ojam_1.0, whole genome shotgun sequence:
GCTGGGACATGATAGGTAAGGTTTAGATCTTGTCTTGAAAGCTGTCATGTAGGAAGGGGAACATGCTCAAACAGGAAAATGGTACAACTTGAGTAGGGAAAATAATATAGTCTCTGGATTATTCTGTGGTTGTGTGGAAAACTCAGGGTCTGAAGTTACAAATGTTGTTCGtatatgcaaaatgtttttatcctaTCAGTCATAAGATGAACAAGGGTAAGTGGAGCAGAACTTCCTATTACTGCTCAGATCTAATTACAGTTCAGTGTAAGGGTGTAAAGTCCATagtgattaaaaatgaaaagaaataaaagaataattattttctcctccacAGTACGAAGCAGATGCTTTGtctgcaaaatgcaaataaatgtcaATTTGTGAAGGTGTTGTCCAAACAATGTTCTTCTAAAACGGAGATGCATTATATCATATTTAGTGTAAAGAATAGCTAGGTTTTTATCCAATCTCTGGAAATGAGAAAACTCATTCTAAATGAAACTATCCATTATTTCTCAAagaataatatgaaaatattcaacCGTTGCTCCTCAGGcattctttgttctttcatttaattGTCTTTTCCACATAAAGGCACTTTAGCAAGACATGGCTGGTGCCTTTGGGAAATAAAAGATGATTGGGACATTGTAAAATCAGGCTTAAAGAAATTCAAGAAGAGCAAATCAGTCAGAATAGAACAGCTATACTGCAGTACCAGTAGCCTTAAGAACAAAAGTGACAGAGAATTATTTATACAGACAAAAACCCACTCTTAAGCAGTCTCAAACAATGTTGACATTGCTACCATCTATCTCTTTGTCACTAAGAAAAATCATCACTTTCATTTAAAGGACTTACAGTCTAGAAAGAAGAAGAGCAGGGAATTAGTTCTTCAGTAGAAATAATATCTGTGGAAAGCAATCTTTTCAAgtgtaaagaaaataagtggCAAGGATTGTGTGTACATGTGATAAGAGGGAgctttgaatctttttttcttgcgGTTCGAATAAAACAGGATTTGAAATCAGTACACTTGGAGATTGTGAAGCAGGACTAGAGATAAGGgtaaaaactgataaaaatagaGAGATAAGAACATAgggagaattttaaaagaaacataaaaaatactttacaaatgtaaatttatgttaacttatttaaatgaaacatgatCTGGGCAAATTCACCCCAAAGAAGTCTTAATTAAATTCTATGGGGAGTaatcaacaaaacagaaataaaagcagattgTGGAGGCCAAATGCCTGCCTTGCCTAAAGGACACTAGGGATGTTTTGACACTGACGCGAGGGAGCCGTGGGATCAACTGTGAACATGAGGCCAGCAGTCTGCCCTTCTCAATAACTGCATTTGCTGGCATGAGCAGCCTTTCATCTCCTTAGCTGGGCCACCCCAGGAGACCAGACCAAGGCTGCTCAGGCCGAGGGGATGGGTAGCAGAGCTGGGTTCACACTGGGCTTGGCAGAGCCGTGTGCAGAAGAACGCTGAGTTCCTTCCAGTGGAAAccaagaattaaaagaaaaacagagaagtaaCAGAAAGGTCAAAGCACAGAGTAAGCCTTGCTTCATCCTTCTCCTGAGCTGCTAAAAGATCTCTAGGCATGAGTCCCTTCCCCTCTGGTCATCCAAGATCACTCTTGTAAAGAAGGAGTCAACCAATACGTTAATGGATAAAAATCTCCTCTTAACATTCAAGGGTGCCAGTTGAAGCCTATGGGTTGTGTAGGGATTTGGCGAGATCCCCTTTTTTAAGAAAGCAATGCTGTGGAATGGTTTCTGATTTTTGGAGAAGAGTTCAGCACTTCAGAAAGGAGATGGTGacctgcactgctctgcaggcaAGAAAAGACACTGATCTGCCTTTACTCCTTGAGAAGCATATTGTCACCTCCATCCATGTATGAGAGAGCACACCTTTGTttgccagaggaaaaaacaaacaaacaaacaaacaaacaaaactcagttTACTCAAGGAATTATTGGGCTGCTGTCTTTTTTGGACTTGTTTAGAGAGTCAATTGCAGACATGTTcatattctaaaaaaaataaatcactaataGTTCATTATAATGAAAAGAATGTGTTAGCCCAAGAAAAAGTTTGTCATAATGTTACTTCATTGAAATTCCTATCATCTGAAGTTTTaaatgttgttcttgttttaattaataaatcTGGTCTTTGATTCATCCACAAGGTCTGAATTTGGATACTAAAATAAATTGTgataatttcagaaaagattaCCTTCGACTTTGAAAAATCAGGCTATAAATGATGCAATTGCAACTGcaggctttatttaaaattgaagaTTTTGGGGAAGTAAAGGTTGCTATATTAATATCGGCAATTTGACAATAttaatatctgaaatattttttttttctgtaactgtggACAATGAGAGATCACAGAATAATAGAATtattagggttggaaaagacctctgagataTCTGGaccaaccatccccctactactAATAtaaccactaaaccatgtctctaagcaccacgtccaacctttctttgaacacccccaggaatGGTGACGCCAccgcctccctgggcaacccgttccaatgcctgactgctctttctgagaataaatttctcctaatttctaatctaaacctcccctggcacaacttgaggtcTTATCACTaattatctgtgagaagaggccaacactcagctccccacaacttcccttcaggtagctgtagagagcatGAGCTGATCTTCAATATTTATGTAGCttatttaaatcaatattgCTGCTTCCTGAGATCATCTCCCACTGGCAGGTTTTCTGCTACTCAACTGTACTTTTATCCCatctttcataaataattttgtgcTAGGTTGATTGAATACTATATATATGGGGTACTCTAAAGCATAATTCCTTCCCCTAAGCAACTGCTGTTCTTAAAGCTGTTCTTAAACATTTCATAACCAGTGAAGCCATATTAAAAtcaagtggctttttttttttttttttttttttttttcagaatttgtcGATGAAGTTCTTGAATTTGCTTTAGAACTTCTTTTAAATGACTCCTTAGTTCATCTGGAGGGCAGaagctcttccttttcttttcccttttccatctgTATTAATTGTGCAGAGACTCAGGAACAGTCTGAGTCATACAGAAGAAAGTCCAAGTGTATGaggtctgtgctgctggcagtaAGATCCCAGCACAGTTGCCTCTGACAGCTGACCTCAGGAATGTCAGGAATATATGGAATTTGGTTCACAAGAGGTTAACTTAATCATACAGCTTTAGATGCACTATTTTGCccattttgttgttatttattgcCTTTTCAGGTTCTTCTTGTTCAGGTTTTCCCTAGACTTCCTaactttttgtcttctgtttgaGTTAATTCAGGGCTTCTGTGGACATGAAGTTTTGAAATAGGTGGCAAAAGAAAAGGGTAATTCAATAAAAGGAGTGAAAAAATCTGGTGTCTAAGGGGCTTTGCATCTAGAGGGGTTCATGTTCCCATGAAAGTTTTCTCTAATAGGTGTAAAACACAAAGACTTCTTTAACCTAATGACCCAGTAGAAAATGAATATAGGAAATAAAGTAGGTTGTAACACTAGAAAACCTTTAGGCAATTTAGTAGGCCTGAGAGCACTTTCTAAGTTATGATCTTTTAGTTAATGTTTTTTGTCTACTCCAAGACAAGAAATATATAAAGGGAAGGCACTAGCAATATAAACAAAGCTAAGAGCTTTGATTTCACACCAGATGTATCAGGACAAGATCAAACCACTTCAGATCATCCCCAGGTTTaaaattttcagcatttgtaTGGTCTCCCAAAACACAGCCCTGGGTGAGGTGCCAGGTTGCCTGCTCACATTCAAAGCCAATGCTGGGCTTGTGGGCATGTCAGCCACAAGCTCCTTGCAGTCAGTAGACCATACACAGCATTCATCAGATGATGGTTTCTATCCAGGTCTACATCTATCTCCATTACATAACAAATGCCACCCACTGGATCGGCTCTGACCCCCTTTCTGCAGTGAGATGGGTCAGAGTTACTGGGCGTGGCATGGGATTTCACATGGTAATTCTCCCACAGCTCTGTCCCCATGGTGCACCCCCCAAAGGCTCTTTCTGACAAACTCCAGCACAAGCCCAGTTTGTAGAAAGCAGAACGTTTTATTGAATAGCCATAACACATTAAACCAGCTGCATATAATTGCTTTGGGATATATCTGTAAAAAGTGCAGTTCTCTTCAAAATGTATTAGTGgagtttttctccttcagtgaattttttttcctcagctttaaGCATTTGTCCTGTCTGAAGATGGTTTCTTCATGCCTTTTCATAAACTCTTTTGCTGGTAACATTGTTCATGGTGcattcctgggaaaaaaaaaaaaaaaagggaaatttaatCAGTTTTTAAGTCTGTGtatttttgagaagaaagaaaaatggcttaTCCACTGGAATCCAGtgtgaaaatgaatttgcatttctcttccttcaaaAACAATTGCCAAAACAGTGCAAAACAGTGAAACTCAAGTTTAAgagcttcagaaagaaaagtctaaaatatttcatgtaagTATAGGACCGAAAGACCATCTGTTTCAGCTTCCTCCAGATTTCTAATCTTCTCGTTTTATGGCGCCCAAAGAAGGCTCCTGGGACTTCCATGGAGGGTGAACGGACTCTGGACTTGGGCAGTAGTCTCTTTTCCTCTCACCTTTTGTAGCTGTGACTTGTGTTCTTCACACACGtgcacaacacacacacagagtcacagaatcacagtccTACATGACTTGCAGCTGCTTGTGTCAGCCTCTGCATGTTAGGCTCtcaactttttttctattagaTCAAACTGTTTTATTCAATCTTTCCTAATGAAGTTAttattaaaaactatttctatttattctcCTCTTGTCTTTATccaaagaaatttaaatactAAATTTGTGGACACATCTTTTTCTCTAGGGGAGGGCAGAACTCTTCAGGTATTTCATGTACATTTATAGTTTCGTAACATGTAGGAATCATAGCTGACTTTTATGAACACTTTTTTAGTCCCCTCCCAGATATTTCAAAGCATCTTTTCTAAAACTGGAGAGCAGCACTGGGAAACCCCAAACTGCAGCTGAGCCTCACTGGTACCAAGCAGAATGCTGTCTGCCCAGACAACACCAACTAAaggaaatctctctttttttcttcctttcttcctttctgccttccttcctttcttccttctttccttttatttcttcccccctctctctctctctttctctctttttctggagaggagaagaaggaCTACTTTGTGTCAGCATAGAGCGAGTGCACCTAACATAGACTTCACTAATGCATTCTCTATTCTGTACAGGACTTTAAAATTAAGATATATAAAAGTTTCCCTAATGGGAATGGTTTATTTGCCCTACTCTTCCCTAACCTTCTTTTGCTCTGAATGGAAAGCAAGCATAACCCTACCATAAGTTTAACACCATTTCAGTTTTAACACATGCTCCAGACTTATTCAGAGAGACTTCTCACACAGTGTACAGACTATTCAGGTGTTTTCATTCCCCATGTTTGAGTCCAGTGTAAAACATCCACCAGACAAGAATTCTGCACAAtgaattctgtgattatataaCAAAAACGAACTCACCACCACCAGGTTCCCATCCACCACTTTTCTCTTTATGATAGTCTCTTTGCCATCCCACTTCTGCACCTGTTTCAGTGAGCCATTTTCTAAGGTTATGACattctgttaaagaaaaaaggtaagtGTTGCCTTTTTACTAGGGTGCTCTGGACTGAAGAGAAGACTGTTTCCATGACCAAGCAGTACTAAAGCAAAAAGGATTCTTTGCATGCTTAACTCTGAAGGCACCATTTCAACAGTGGATGTCAAAACCATTTCAACAGTGGATGTCAAAACCATAACTCTGTCCTAATTCTCTGACATCCTCTTTGAGAGATGTATTtggaaaatgccatttttagactcacctttgtttttctgtcatctgCTGTGGTCTCATCAAACTCTTCACCCAACTTGAAAGAGATCTCTGTATTTTTGAAGGTACTTTCTGATTTGATGGTTATCACATCACCATTTATGCTGATAGTTACATTGGGCTTTGCCACACCAGCCATTTTCCTGGTAGCAAATCCCACACCTGTAAATAAGAAAGACACCATGAAAATTTTATCTCTAGACAGTGTTCTTAtcttatttgggaaaaaaaaaaaaaaaaagacttcagtgTTACTTTCcccattattttctgaattatttattaatcCTATGTTGCAGAAGTTCTTTTGTAACATCTAACTAGCTGTTATGTTTATAGACCAAGCCAAGTGGGATGACATAAGGAAATTGTCTTCTGTCATTGACAGAGTagcaaaagcaacattttgaaattttgaagaCTGACACAAGATTTTCATGCTAAATATTCACATATGTACTTGCTCCATATTGCCACAATGGTTTATACACTAATTTGTATGCTAActatatctaaaaataaataagcagaaatatATGAGCTTCTAAGCCacaaaagcaaccaaacaaaaaagatttaaatcaCAGATACATTTGTCAGTGACTGTGctgaataaaaggaaatgattaAGAAATAGCTGGCAACAGTTGTCCTGATTAAAATCTGGGGTAAAGATTAAGAGTGCTAGAGCCTCACTGAAAGCTGAATGCTGCAGAAATCTCAGTGAGTATTTTACTCATAATCTCCAGATAACACCCCCAGATTTTTAGCATGTACGGATCCAATCAGTGCAAGTTACCTCATACATCTCCCACCCTACAAGAGTATGGACACCTTTTAAACCTAGTTTTAATTCCAGCCATGAAGTTTACCCCTTTAGAGATGAGTGTTATTCCTCAAATCTTTTGCAAGTATCTGCATGAATGCATgcaattttatttgttaatattCACCAGAGGCAGCCACGGAGCTTTACTCACTCTAAGAGCCATGACAATTAGACAGTGTCCTAGTCCAAGAGCTGTATAACGAAATTTAGGTGTGTTGCTCTTAGACATGGAGAAGCTTGCTGCATTCTAGCATTATACCACTTTGTATCTCCAAATGGTAAAAGCAAATCCACATAAAATGCTGCAGTGAGGTGTTTTACTTCCATTTATAGCACTACTAAGTACTAGGCATGCATAGACTTGGCTTACCTGAAACTATTCCTCGCAATTAAGGTTTTTCTCTGTTACAGGAATGTGACAACACTAATCCAAACAGCAAAGTTCTCAGTATAACACTGTCTAATCATACTAGTTGGACTAAAAGCCCCTTGATAAACATcatagccagaaaaaaaaaaaaaaaaaaagtaaagaatgaAGTTCAAATTCAgcattccttccctttcccagaTACAACAACTCCAAATAAGAATTCTCACCCAGCTCTTTCATATAGTCCTCAAAGTTTTCACTAGAAAGAAGCTTCCAGGTACCCACAAAGTGGTCACACATTTTGTCAGGCTGGACAGGAGTCTTCCACAGGATCAAGCAGAAATGCAAGACGGGAAGATAGTATGAGCTCCAGGAGATGAGGAGTTATCTTTAAAAAGGAGCCTTGGCCACATGATGCTCTAGGATGACCAATGAAGAGGGAGTCCCAGTGCccagtgttttccttcctcccctacCCCTCCTTTGCCAGTAGGTCATAGTGCTATTATTCATATGCCCTTACTGGTACAAAGATCActgtcatgtttttatttaattatttttatcattcaaAAACcttaaagacaaatatttaagtCATATTGTCTATGAGAATAAAAAGTTAGGTTCAACCCACAGAGGGTATGTTCTTTCtgatattcttttctttcatttcagtccTCCTTATCAAAAGAAAATTCCAAGACTGCAAGATCTAAAGTGCTTGTTGAGAtaattaaatttgctttttgcaCAACTACAGTCAGAGATTTTCTCCAAAGAGGCATAGAACTACATGAAGAAGTTGATGTGGGGGCAGAAAGAGGGAGTGCTGGTGGCTGTAGAAGTGTAAGGCAATAACTCTTCTTCCTCAACTGAGATCTCCTTAAGGTTGCACCATGCTAACCAATTGATGGCCAGGTCTGTATTCTGCTTTcctatgatggagagaggatATAGGGGCctatgaaaagcaaagcaacagaaCAGGATTTCTCTCCCATTTGCTTGTATGCCTTCTGGTGACCTATGTCCCAATGACTAGCATCATGACAAGTTAAAGCAAAAATCCAGGCTCTGGTATCAGCGCACTGAAGGTCTCTGGACATgtaatttgctttctgtttgcaCTGTTCAGGTAATAATCAGTTTGAGACAAGGTGTGTACAGGACCAGCATAATGAGGTCCCAGCTTGACTGATCCTCTAAGCCCTGTTGTAGCTTGGATCACAAAAAACAAtaacgacaacaacaacaaaaaagtcagaaaacagtCAAGCAATTTCTTAGGCTTTCCTACTGGCTCTAGCATGCTATTtcaattgtaaaaaaaaaaaaaaaaaaaaaaaaaaaaaacattccagcCCCAGCATTTCTCATTATATGAATTTCCTCAGTGGAAATACGCTGCTGGTGATTAGGCAACGAATATGTTGGTCCATGTATTTTGGTATTTGCTGATTTTGTAAGTAACAGTTTTATATAGAGATTATTTACAAAGGATCATAAGACCATAGGAAAAttcaggcaggaaggaaggtcTCTGGTGCAGCCTACTGCTCAGGCAGAGCCAGCtgtgaagagcctggctccagccccTTGGTCACATGCCACAGGTGTTGGGGGCTGTTGTAAGCACCCCCAAAGCCATCGCTCACCCAGCTGTGGTCACACAACTTCTCTTCATGGGGCAAGTGCTTCAGCCCCCTGAGCCTCCTGGGGGCTCTCCACTGAACTCGCTCCtaaactgaatgcagtatttGGGAAAAGGCCTAGTGAGTGCTGAGGGAAGGGGAATAATCACCTCCATCAACCTGCTGTCTGTGCTCCTGTTCATACAGGTCTTGGATATATCCTCTGACCTTTCTGCCCACCAAGACCTTCTGGgcattttctgcagagctgctccccagacagTTCATCCCCATCCTGAGTTGCTGCAAGGGCTGAATGTGTTTGTACATGTATAATTAGTTACTCTCTTGTCCCTTTAAGACAAGAAGCCTGCAGGCCCTTTGTgggagaaatatattttaactccttcttcatcatattttttccccaagaataGTTAAATCTTAGGTTTGGTCCATTCTTTTTGAGTCTTTGCATATTTACTGACTTTGGGttaacttcaaaacaaataaaataatagtctAATTATGGAGGTCCCTGATTACTCTTGTGATTGGTTTTCCCAGAGTATCACCTGCTCAAGTCCTCTGTAAGAGGAAACTCTGAAGGAGCCCGAAGTTTGtgtcattgtcttttttttttttttttttcttttatgttttgtttgttttaatgttttgtttataatttttcttAGGGTTATTGGATTGAGAAATGCTGCACTATTTGTGAGAAGTCTGTTGAAACTTGAAAACTCAAATCTTGTAAAAATACTAGTAAAAGTACTTGAAAGAACTAGGTGAGGTATTCTTCAGTAGCTCTTATAGAAAGGATGTGAACTTGCTGAACTGAGTTCCTGCACTTAGTTTTCTTGCCTTTTGGGAACTGTTCTGTGTGTGGCTTACTGCAATTAGCATTCATTTCTTTGGAGGGGAAATAGGGCTTTTATATTCAAAACTATAGCCTGAAAGCGGGGATTGGCATTCCTTTGGTGTTAACAGCTGCTTGCAAAGCTTATGCTGCTggaaagggttttttttgggAGAGAGGTGAAGCACCTGCTCCATGCAAATCAGTTCAGAGCATACAAGCTCACCCTCCCTACACAGTCAATTATTTTCACCTATTTAAAGTGAATCTAAGCTATTTGTAGATGTCTTGCAAACACGATGACTcaaaaatgcaagcagaaaaCCGGCTTGTGGGTTGACCTGTTTGTTCACTTCAAAGCACACAGCTATCTGGAGCAGGCTTGTGGACTCTCACTTGGGAAGCATCCTACCCACGGTCTCCTCTCTCTTGAGAGAGACTTCAGCGACAAGAGATAAAAGCTTGTGGCATTGATGTCATCTAATACAGATCCTGCCTGCTGTCTGGGGCAAAGGCCTCAAGTAATACAACCGTGCTGGTGAAGACTGGAGTCATGAAGAAGTCAGTGCAGATTTTGAGCCTGGAAACTTAGGAAAACGTAGGATTTGTGTCTTTTGTGGAAGTCTCTTGCAAGCAAGAGCTGggcagcctggctgaacaggtCTGTGGTCATCAGCACTGAAGGGGTCTAATACCATCAAAAGCAAGGGCATCTTTAAAAGTATAGAAATCTTCAAAATAGGAGGGGATTTTGGAGAAACCACAGCAGGTTcaagataaacttttttttttttttttttccagaaatgagcACTATAGTACTCCTTCTGTCTCTTTTAGAAGTACAGGAGGAGCAAAGCTACTTTCACTAGAGCATGTGGGAAAGAGTATGCTTATTTCAGTAGATGTCACTTTAGGCAGCTTTTGAAAGAGGACTGTGACAAAACTTTCCCTGTATTTCCAATATGCATGGGtttaacaaagtaaaaatacagcttaCTCCCAATTGTGGAAACATGAAGTAACAAACCACAGTTATGACTACTAACAGGAGACATGAGCTggttccttttcctctgctctgcagaacagTCCTCCAGCAGCAAACTGATGCTCCCCATGCACACAAGGCTATTCCCTCCCACCTCACTCAGGATCTGGGCACTATTGCAAATGGTCTCTTTGCTGAAGAAGTCATATTCTACCAGCAGCAACATTAACAGTATTATTTCCTTGAGAATCTACTGGCACATATCTCCCTGGTTACATTGCTGGGCTACGAGATTTGGAGACCTCAGACTGGTGAtttgattttttgcttttaacgATGCTGGgtttttgtgtttcttcctgGACTTTAGATCAGCCTGTGAGTACTCAACAAGTCTGAAAAGGTTTCCAGTATCTGAAGGTAGGATTACAAAAATTGAAACATCTAAAAGGTGTTTCTGAAACACCGAGCTAAGCTTGTGGTAAtgctaaaagcagaaatgaaatcttGTAACTCCAAGACATAGTAAGATCAAGCCCAAAACAAAATCTGGTGGTTGAGGCTATTCACTCGCTATTAAAATATGCCTACTTACATTCTgaacttcttttaaagaagaagaaaaaaaagcagataccATTGGAGGGAATGACAAGCCTCTGGACCTTTGCCTTCACCGGGTTCT
Proteins encoded in this window:
- the LOC118163068 gene encoding fatty acid-binding protein, adipocyte; translated protein: MCDHFVGTWKLLSSENFEDYMKELGVGFATRKMAGVAKPNVTISINGDVITIKSESTFKNTEISFKLGEEFDETTADDRKTKNVITLENGSLKQVQKWDGKETIIKRKVVDGNLVVECTMNNVTSKRVYEKA